The DNA window CAAGCCCTCCTCAGGGAAACGTCTGGAAAACCACACCTGTGTGCTTGTTGTGTGGAAGTCTAAGTGAACAATTTATTATGTTTATCGTTATTCATAATTCAGCATACATCAGATGGACATGATTATAGTAAAATTAGGGAGTTCTTGATGTCTGGGAAATTATTGGTATTTGCTCTATGGCTTTGGAATGCTGAACATTCactttattaaaactatattatattacattatactatattaaagaGACATACTATACTACATCATACTTGCTTTCTAACTTCTAACTACTGAACTGAAAATCTCGTGACTCTCTGTTCGAGAGTCCCGACTCACACACATGGATCTAATTGGTCACctcaggtaaacaatctccagaatGCATTCCACttgcacacaaacacaggaacagtaaatgagataagaattgttttgatcattcttttctctgcttctctctgttcagagggcatgtgaataccacacatgatttttctcttcagaagaTTTTTGAGTAATCCCTTGCTACTTAGTTGGTACTTagttttaaaactaaaatcaTGTCCAGACCAAGCTTCCATGACAGCCTAAGTTCACTGAAAGCAAAGTCTTCAGTACGTTCTTAACCTCAAATCCTGTCCTTTACCAATGGTTTCTGAAAAGCTGTATCTCCTTTAGGTGATTTATTCAAGGAACATGATTGCACAAGAGGCCCTTGTGCAAAGCTTAATTAAATTATCTAATCCTTTACTGGCAGCTAGAAATTTTTTCTTGAACCATGGATTATTCAAATACCATCATACTGAGCAGCTCCCAAAGGCTCTCAAACCCTCATCATCAATCTCAGGTTTCTTTCTGAgtaggaaaagcaaaatcaaaaacCGCAAGAGCATCCATAAGAAAGGCTGATTGAGAATTTCACTTGTATCCACAATTTGAAGATCCAAGGACCATCAGATTTTCCTTTAGCAACAACAAGGGCTAATTTGGTCTAATCTGTTAAATACAATACTTTGAGCCACACGTATTTTAAGCCACATTTTCACATGCTGGCAGCAAATGAGTGTCTGCCTCTGTAGATGGGATTTTGATTATAGCAGGGGTTTGTGTGATTCATCATCAAAAGATGAATTTTGAAGCACCCTGCCTTAACATCCATGTGTTATGGAGTGTGGGCAGTGAGTAGGGTGCTGCCCCAGGACCCAGAAGAGCCAGCTCCAATCTGGGCTCTGCCATTGGCTTGCCAAGTGACAAAGTATGAGACTGTTTTCTTTACTTACAGGCAATTAGGAAGGGTGAGTCCAGTGCTCACTGCATAATGATTATATATTGGTATGACCATTTTTAGACCAGAGCCTCCTCAGTTCATGACTGGGGCCTACAGGCATTATAAAGTCAGCAAAGATAGCACCATAAAGGTAAATTACAAAGGTATTAATGGCATCAGCTAATATAGACTAGACCTGAGTATGAAAGCCACATATTTTGGCCAGTAAGTGGGGAATGAAAAGCTTTGTTTCAGGTAGTTAAGCATATTAAGGACATTATGCAAATGATTTGATAAATGTATcctcatttctgcttttatttttaattttctggatgacattttcatttgtGAAATAATGTCCTTAGCCTATGGCCAGCTTTTCATAGCTGTTCTCAATTGCATTTGGATACATCAGAGGAACTGTAAGAGCTTCATGTCTCTCCACCTGTCAGGGGAGAGTGGAGTCATGGCACTCTTCCAATGCTAAATGCATTTCCTGGTAGCCAAAATCACTTTCTATAAATCAGAGAGGACTGCCTGCATTATGCCCAAGACTGAGGTCATGTAGGGGACCAGAAGCCAGTTCTGAGCATCTCATTTGTCATTTGATAAAGGTGCAATGTTGAGAAGAAATAGTTGAAAGTAAATATTCTAGAGAAATCTGCGAGGTGGGTGACGGAGTAGGCTTTCTGGTCTCCAGCCACTCATCTCAGCTCAAGATTctcagaggaggagctggggaagtgAAGCATGCTAACAAGATCTCTCCTTTCAGCTTACAAGGAAAAGATGAAGGAGCTGTCCATGCTCTCGCTGATCTGCTCCTGTTTTTACCCGGAACCTCGCAACATGAACATCTACAAATATGATGGTGAGTGATGTTTACTGGAAGTCATCCTGCAGGTCAGAAAATGTGCTAGTGCTGGGAAATGACTCAGTTGTCCTCCTAGTCCATAGTATTAGTTGGTGAATATTTTGctgatttaataatttaattgcTAGTTTGGGCAATTAATTTCTGTGCAGTGTGCAGTAGCCACAATGGTGGATATTGTTCCTAATAGGAGCTAACTAAACTTTTAACAATAACCCTCTCACACTGAGCTGTTCTTTCCCTACGCCCCATTTGAGAATTACAGTTCTTCAAAGCTGGCATAATTCccaagaaaatgaagaaaaaatgaaaggatgCCTAAAAAATTAACCAGCTTGGGCATTGCTTGCAGGGGGCGTAAAATGGCACAGAACCCTCATATGCATCCAAAATTGCTGtaaatttttatctttatgaGATTAAGGTATAATTAAGCAATTACAAATAAAGTGGAATGTACTCCCGAGAATAGTTTTCAGCCCATAATCTGCCATTGCATTTAAAATGCCCAAGGCAAAGATGCTAAATAATTTGTCTGTGCTTCTGATCCTACTCTGATATCAGTGCTGTTTCTCTCCTGAATACTGCTGGTGTATTAAGGACTTATAATTTCCTACCTTGTTGTGCAGACATGGAAGTGAAACAAATCAACAAACGTGCCTCAGGCCAGGCCTTTGAACTGATCCTAAAGCCGCCGTCTCCAGTCTCAGAAGCACCACGAACTTTAGCTTCTCCAAAGAAGAAAGAACTCTCTCTTGAGGAGATCCAGAAAaagctggaggctgcagaggagaggagaaaggtacctttccttaaaaaattatGCTAGTAACTAGACATGATTTAGTGTACAGAATAGCAGTTGagttttcctgtttctttgtgtgttttccATTGCCATCACTGAGTCATGGTAGCCTGCATGGACAAAAATCATCAATATATTTATAGAAATTAATTAGTTCATTGTCCTTCAGCAGCTTTCAAGCAAGCCTCACTGgtctcagtgctggggaagcaTGCATCACAAAATAGACCTAGCTTCAGACAGGGGCCAAGTGGGCTCAAATGCACTTGCTTACAATGTGAGCATAACTAATGCTTCATTCAGGGCATTAAAGCCCTGCATCAATTGCACTGGCATCAAAGCCAGTGCAATTATTTTGTCTGAGTTTAAGAGGCAGATCTGCAATTCAAGCAGATGCTCTTGGTGCTACCAGATCTTGACTCCTCGTAGCATCCATGGAAATTATTCACAGGGTCTGTATAAGGCAGCTAAAATATCTTATTTATGCAATATAGAGGAACACCCTGAGTAGAGTGAGTTTGGGATCATTCCCACACACTTGAATGAAGACACTAGCATGGCACAGATGCTAAGAGACATTTCTAGCAGTTTCAGTAGTGATGGTAATTGGCTTTCTAGGGTTTTGCACAGACTATGTCTTCCCCTCTTTATGATCCTACCCACAATGGTAAAACTCTGTTTCATAATCACTAAGTTTGTCACATGGCATTTGGAAGAGTTGTTACACCTTTCTCACAAAAGTTGGCACAAAGGCAGCTGGAAATACCCATTAACTGCTTATTTGCCTTTCAGCGTGACTGATGTGTTGAAGAGGTCTTCCTTTTCTCTAAGTTAGAGCTAAATCaggctgctttttctttttactttttacaaagagaaaaagacaaactCCAGATTAGAAAAAACAGAAGATGACAATGAGAAACTTACCATAACCAGCCTGAATTGCCAGGCTGGAAATTATCAGTGTTCTATATACACAAAGCATTTGTGCTGTGTTGCACCATTTCAGAAAAGTCATGACTGGCTGCAATGaccacagaaaaattaaaattggtAATATATTGTCCTGATTAAttcatgtttctttttgctAATAAACAaaaggagagaagcagaagcTTTAGGATCTTTGGGCTGTGTCCTTCACCCAGGAGATCAATGTTATTTTGTGGGAAATCAGCTTGCACAATTAAATAGGCATTAGAAACCCCTTCTACCTGCCCATGGAGTCCCTCATAGAGGgtttctgaaaatgaaacaagCTTATATGTCTCTTAAgccatttatttctcttttaaacaATGTAATTTCTTGTTAAAACTGCTGTTAACACAGCTTTTCCTGATGTCATCAAAAACATATACAGAAGTTCAGGTACAGCATCTGTGCCACAGAGAGCCAGGAAAAGCAATTCCATTCTCTTTCATTGCTGTCAGACAAGATCAGGGTCACTGCCAAGAACCTCAAGGGAATGATTACTCTGGGGTGTGGTTTGTTATGTGTCTGCTGAAGTCAGTAGATTTGGATTACTGACAGGGCTTTAAAACCTGGCACATAGTTTGGATTTAAAGTGAAACCTGACTATTCTGGACCTCACTAATTTGAACAATTCATCTAGATGATAACTGCAGTGTTGCTACTTTTGTCATTTTTGCTGGCTTGCTAACAATGACTCTGTGGTTCCAGCACACACTCATTAGCACTATCCCTTCTTTCaaacaaatatttctgcagagcATTCATTTCAGTAAGAGGACATGACTGTATATCCAAGGAATTTCCATTTGCACTAGCACCTGCAGAGAGGGGTGAGCTCTCACTCATCCAAGTTATGATATTCCCCaaaaactcagtctgtgaagtTCCTGTGTGCTGAGTACAAATGCTCAAGTAAAGATACAGACACAGAATGAAATGACAGCAATAAAAGGCCTGATATTATGCATATACTTGGTGGAAATTACAAATTGAATGTTTCAGAGATTTCATTCCATTGATTTTATTACTGTTCATTTCCTCCTAAAGAAAAACTCATCATGCAATAGATTGGTAATCAGTGATAGCAATAGAGACACCTGCCATTTCTTCCCCTTGATACTGTATTCATTTTGAATGAACATATAACTGAGTTATTTTAATAGACAAGATCCTCCACATTAGCAGAAATTGCTGGGAAAGGAAcaaagaacagaacaaaatgtTTCTTTACATCACTGTTAAAATCCCTGGTGTTCTCACATCTTAACTATTGACTTCATTTTTGCCCCAATAAAGCATAGTGCAGAGAAGGATAAAAAAGCAATTAGAGGAACAGAAAATCTTCCATAAGAAGATAAATTAAACAGTCCACTTTTCAGCTTGGAAAGAGACAACAGATGAAAGATAAAATATAAGTCTACAAAGTCATGAATGGTAATGGGAAGATGAATAGGAACAATTATATTCTATTTCACTCAATCCAAAGGGGACAAAACATTCAAAGAAATCATCAGACAGATATTTCAAAAAGGAATCATGTTTTCATATATTGTTTATTTAAGATATATTTGTTATCACAGACTGTTTATAGgttattaaaatgttatttggTTCAAGAATATAATAGCAAAATTGATAGAGCACTACCTTGTAGGAAATTATGTGAATGGAACTTGTGACTCAGGAAATATGGAACTTGCTGACTGCTGAAAGCTAGAGATATTTGCCCAAATTCATCTAGAGTTTCCCTCAGCATCTTCTTCCACTTTCTGCTGCTAGACAAACCAGGCTTTTTCCAAAAGCAAGCATGGCTGTTGTTATCATACTTTTCAATCTATGTACAAAGCTGTCAGGCATGTCCTTCCAGCACAATTTTATCTCAAATCAAGCTTAACTAATGGATGAGAATTGCCTTTTTGGAAAACAAGTTGCTAACGAATTTTACGCTGCTTAGGAATTAGGTTCTGCTCTGTTAATTAGGCAGTGTTCATTAATAAATGTTCAAACTCATGAGACCGTCTAGAGCAATACATGCACTTCAGCAGTCTCCTGCTTAGGCTTTTTCCAGTTTGTCATTCTTGTTTATTTCCTAGTAAGCTTTTACAGggctcctttccttttctcccattttctctACCTCACCTGACAGCCATGACCTCATACTCTCAGAGAGTTTCACCTGAGGCATTTAGTATTTTTTGCATTACACAGCAAAGCCAATTTGGGCTAGTTACAGATTAGTCCTTTCCATTATAGAATCCTCCTTACAGCATGTCattattatccttttttttcttggcatATATGTGCTATATTTTCCTACCTTGGTGGATAATCAGACAGATCTTTTCATCCTTCTCAGTTAAGAAATTAGAGCACTGTGACATTGTATGCAGCAGAAGTTTTCCTTACAGATATTTAACATTTATCAATTTTTACCAAT is part of the Ammospiza nelsoni isolate bAmmNel1 chromosome 1, bAmmNel1.pri, whole genome shotgun sequence genome and encodes:
- the STMN2 gene encoding stathmin-2, which gives rise to MAKTAMAYKEKMKELSMLSLICSCFYPEPRNMNIYKYDDMEVKQINKRASGQAFELILKPPSPVSEAPRTLASPKKKELSLEEIQKKLEAAEERRKSQEAQVLKHLAEKREHEREVLQKALEENNNFSKMAEEKLILKMEQIKENREANIAALIERLQEKERHAAEVRRNKELQVELSG